The proteins below are encoded in one region of Limnochorda pilosa:
- a CDS encoding GNAT family N-acetyltransferase, giving the protein MEALVRRLTRADIAPYAALDAFAFQGDEKAQRREWTASPPVGLGAFEPGGGGLLAALRIWPFLAFFQGRPVPTGGVASVASWPEVRRHGLVARLLRESLNVMREEGQVVSALYPFSYSFYRRYGWELAFTRNVYEIPLVELDRYRRPPGGRFQPAGPDDLPAMDALYRRFVSRWNGPLLRETLWWRERILHRQGPAGAGPRRTILWEDRPRVRAYVVYGFQNPPAASPLEAAPGRVLHVYDWAVEDGEAMHALLSFLVQHDSMAGRMSLAAPSDWDLLPLLVNPRVQVRRAAGAMLRIVDMDRFLGHLFPAGEEDQGEAPGQATPPVPAVHLEVSDELAPWNVGTWLVPLAGGAIERLPAGAANGRAEGSAPVLRGSIQVWSQVLSGYLPALQAWHLGLLELEEPGTEAGRGQAASPGVPDPEDPMGTDRPMRRRERLLQAFDARLGLRTTYLPDGF; this is encoded by the coding sequence ATGGAGGCTCTCGTACGTCGTCTCACCCGGGCGGACATCGCCCCGTACGCCGCGCTCGACGCCTTCGCCTTCCAGGGCGACGAGAAGGCCCAGCGGCGCGAGTGGACCGCCTCGCCTCCCGTAGGGCTGGGGGCCTTCGAGCCCGGTGGCGGGGGATTGCTGGCCGCCCTCCGGATCTGGCCGTTCCTCGCCTTCTTCCAGGGACGTCCGGTGCCCACGGGGGGCGTGGCCTCGGTGGCCAGCTGGCCCGAGGTACGCCGCCATGGGCTGGTGGCCCGCCTGCTGCGCGAGAGCCTGAACGTCATGCGGGAGGAAGGGCAGGTCGTCTCCGCCCTTTACCCCTTCTCCTATTCCTTCTACCGGCGCTACGGGTGGGAGCTGGCCTTCACCCGGAACGTCTACGAGATCCCGCTGGTGGAGCTGGATCGCTACCGCCGCCCGCCCGGCGGCCGCTTCCAGCCCGCCGGCCCTGACGACCTCCCCGCCATGGACGCCCTCTACCGCCGGTTCGTCAGCCGGTGGAACGGCCCCCTGCTGCGGGAGACCCTCTGGTGGCGCGAGCGGATCCTCCACCGGCAGGGGCCGGCCGGTGCAGGCCCTCGGCGAACGATCCTGTGGGAGGACAGGCCGCGGGTGCGGGCGTACGTGGTCTACGGCTTCCAGAACCCCCCCGCCGCTTCCCCGCTCGAGGCCGCGCCGGGCCGGGTCCTGCACGTGTACGACTGGGCCGTGGAAGACGGCGAAGCGATGCACGCTCTCCTCTCCTTCCTGGTGCAGCACGACTCCATGGCCGGCCGCATGAGCCTCGCCGCGCCTTCGGACTGGGACCTCCTCCCGCTCCTGGTGAACCCGCGGGTCCAGGTGCGGCGGGCGGCGGGCGCCATGCTCCGCATCGTCGACATGGACCGTTTCCTGGGCCACCTGTTCCCCGCTGGCGAAGAGGACCAGGGCGAAGCGCCGGGCCAGGCGACGCCTCCGGTGCCGGCCGTTCACCTGGAGGTGTCGGACGAGCTGGCGCCCTGGAACGTGGGTACCTGGCTCGTTCCGCTGGCCGGGGGCGCCATCGAGCGGCTTCCGGCAGGGGCGGCCAACGGCCGGGCCGAAGGGTCCGCTCCCGTCCTGCGGGGGTCCATCCAGGTCTGGTCCCAGGTGCTGAGCGGGTACCTTCCTGCCCTGCAGGCGTGGCACCTGGGCCTGCTGGAGCTGGAGGAGCCGGGAACGGAGGCGGGCCGCGGCCAGGCCGCCAGCCCCGGCGTACCGGACCCCGAGGACCCCATGGGCACGGACCGCCCCATGCGGCGCCGGGAGCGGCTTCTTCAGGCTTTCGACGCCCGTCTGGGCCTTCGGACCACCTACCTTCCCGACGGTTTCTGA
- a CDS encoding cation diffusion facilitator family transporter — MAPTASGGTSPHSGGHVHGAGDHRNRRALRWSLGITLAFLVLEAVGGWLANSLALLSDAGHMASDAAALGLSLFAFWFARRPAPAEKTYGYRRTEVLAALANAAGLLVISGLILHEAYRRLLEPPQVAGPLMLAVAVAGLAANLASAWMLHGGDWRENLNLRGAFLHVLGDLAGSVGAIGAAVIISFTGWNVVDPLVSGLIALLIVVSGWRLLRESLNVLMEGAPPNLSYQAVEQALCAQPGVAGVHDLHIWTITSGFPALSCHVVLAREAAPQALLERLRGMLRDRFGLDHVTIQVERETMVGRGCSLCGQAPSLPERP, encoded by the coding sequence GTGGCTCCAACGGCTTCCGGCGGCACGAGCCCTCACTCCGGCGGTCACGTCCATGGAGCCGGAGACCACCGCAACCGACGAGCCCTCCGCTGGAGCCTGGGGATCACCCTGGCCTTCCTGGTTCTGGAGGCCGTGGGCGGCTGGCTCGCCAACAGCCTCGCCCTCCTCTCGGACGCGGGGCACATGGCGAGCGACGCGGCCGCCCTGGGCCTGAGCCTTTTCGCCTTCTGGTTCGCCCGCCGTCCTGCTCCGGCAGAGAAGACGTACGGGTACCGACGTACCGAGGTGCTGGCGGCCCTGGCCAACGCCGCCGGGTTGCTGGTCATCTCGGGGCTCATCCTGCATGAGGCGTACCGGCGGTTGCTGGAGCCACCTCAGGTGGCGGGTCCGCTGATGCTGGCCGTGGCCGTGGCGGGCCTGGCCGCCAACCTGGCCAGCGCCTGGATGCTCCACGGCGGAGACTGGCGGGAGAACCTGAACCTTCGGGGCGCCTTCCTGCACGTGCTCGGGGACCTGGCCGGCTCCGTGGGCGCCATCGGAGCGGCGGTGATCATCTCCTTCACGGGCTGGAACGTGGTGGACCCCCTGGTGAGCGGGTTGATCGCCCTCCTCATCGTCGTGAGCGGCTGGCGACTGCTGCGCGAGAGCCTGAACGTGCTCATGGAGGGGGCGCCCCCCAACCTGTCGTACCAGGCCGTGGAGCAGGCGCTGTGCGCCCAGCCCGGGGTGGCGGGCGTCCACGACCTTCACATATGGACCATCACGTCCGGCTTCCCCGCGCTTTCGTGCCACGTGGTGCTCGCGCGGGAGGCCGCACCGCAGGCGCTCCTGGAACGGCTGCGGGGAATGCTGCGGGACCGCTTCGGCTTGGACCACGTCACCATTCAGGTAGAGCGGGAGACAATGGTGGGGCGCGGGTGCTCCCTGTGCGGCCAGGCGCCGTCGCTGCCTGAGCGCCCCTGA
- a CDS encoding LAGLIDADG family homing endonuclease: MTLDVKEDALRRQELLEGYREADGPEDRYSAALEDPGRPAPPVRLEGIRQLIFLDRYARKDPERRFRPGELVVVQVKEDPRAPEKEAGRVVSAGEGRVTVQLVQSGDVIERPAKLVERPLETHPSQMWDRMAYAAAAAEEEGRHAQWERAFRWALDGFRFVPGGRISTMLGTGQNLTAFNCYVIPLQPDAGPENADSRRSIIDTLGRMVEIMSRGGGVGINLSTLRPQLAPVRGVNGRSSGSVSWGGLFSFATGLVEQGGSRRGALMVMLDDWHPDLLRFIRAKQAMGAITNANMSVCVSDAFMRAVREDGEWELVFPDTSDPDYDRLWDGDLNAWRERGKPVEVHERVRAREVWNEIVTSAWKSAEPGVVFIDRYNEYSNARYYARIACTNPCFAGPTRLATAQGYLTMEELYRAGTSLWVATDGRAAGTLEEAVGGGRYTPPGVTLRPAGPAFLTRRNAPVLRLETAHGLSVTATPDHRFLTPAGYVELQDLHPGDVLYLQSGEGAWARDDRLPDTARPARREGRLEARMSRDEATPPERWTREVGQFLGWATGGGYTYDNRGKPVLALLFGPAETELIPRFRGLVRGWFGVEGSVSTRNQTVRLQYDASVARFARALGLEARRAPEKRVPESLWQAPREAVVGFLQGLFTSNGAVNVSAAKGSCNVRLASSSRELLADVQLLLLNLGIVSRLHLRRRPGLQILPDGRRRPRAHATAGQHELLIDKANRDRFAREVGFLSRAKQERLEAFISAKTRRSNGEPFTTRVVRVVPAGRANVYDLTEPVTHSVIAGGLVAHNCGEQGLPPFGVCNLGHVNLARFVEGPAGEARVLWDELARAVWLGVRFLDNVIDITPYFLAENEALQKGERRVGLGTMGLGEMLIRLGIRYGSDESLAFMDRLYGFIARHAYRASVHLAQEKGTFPRFQADGFLSSAFMRAMPHEIQEAVRAHGIRNVTLITQAPTGTTGSMVGTSTGIEPYYSWTYYRKGRLGRKRVVEPVVADVLGLGPEEAERLDLSETRLPGAFVTALELTPEEHVRVQAVAQRWCDSSISKTANLPADYSVEQTEAIYRLAYELGCKGVTIYRDRSRDEQVLSTT; encoded by the coding sequence GTGACGTTGGACGTCAAGGAGGACGCACTGCGGCGGCAGGAGCTGCTGGAGGGGTACCGGGAGGCCGACGGGCCGGAGGATCGCTACTCGGCCGCGCTGGAAGATCCGGGGCGGCCGGCCCCGCCCGTGCGGCTCGAGGGCATCCGCCAGCTCATTTTCCTGGACCGGTACGCCCGGAAGGACCCGGAGCGGCGCTTCAGGCCCGGCGAGCTGGTGGTGGTGCAGGTGAAAGAGGATCCCCGTGCGCCCGAGAAGGAGGCGGGCCGGGTGGTCTCCGCGGGCGAGGGCCGGGTGACGGTGCAGCTGGTGCAGAGCGGCGACGTGATCGAGCGCCCGGCCAAGCTGGTGGAGCGGCCCCTGGAGACCCATCCTTCCCAGATGTGGGACCGCATGGCCTACGCTGCGGCCGCGGCCGAGGAGGAGGGAAGGCACGCTCAGTGGGAGCGAGCCTTCCGCTGGGCGCTGGACGGCTTCCGCTTCGTTCCCGGGGGGCGCATCAGCACCATGCTCGGGACGGGCCAGAACCTGACCGCATTCAACTGCTACGTGATCCCGCTTCAGCCCGACGCGGGTCCCGAAAACGCCGACTCGCGCCGCTCCATCATCGACACCTTGGGGCGCATGGTGGAGATCATGTCCCGGGGGGGCGGCGTGGGCATCAACCTCTCCACCCTACGGCCCCAGCTCGCCCCCGTCCGGGGGGTGAACGGGCGCAGCTCGGGCTCCGTGAGCTGGGGCGGGCTCTTCTCCTTCGCCACGGGGCTGGTGGAGCAGGGGGGTTCAAGGCGCGGCGCTCTCATGGTTATGTTGGACGACTGGCACCCGGACCTGCTCCGCTTCATCCGGGCCAAGCAGGCCATGGGGGCCATCACCAACGCCAACATGTCGGTCTGCGTCAGCGACGCCTTCATGCGGGCCGTCCGGGAGGACGGTGAGTGGGAGCTGGTCTTTCCCGACACCTCGGACCCCGACTACGACCGGCTCTGGGACGGCGACCTGAACGCCTGGCGGGAACGGGGCAAACCCGTGGAGGTGCACGAGCGCGTGCGGGCCCGGGAGGTGTGGAACGAGATCGTCACCTCCGCCTGGAAGAGCGCCGAGCCCGGTGTGGTCTTCATCGACCGGTACAACGAGTACTCCAATGCCCGCTACTACGCCCGCATCGCCTGCACGAACCCCTGCTTCGCCGGCCCGACCCGCCTGGCCACCGCCCAGGGGTACCTGACGATGGAGGAGCTCTACCGGGCGGGGACGTCCCTCTGGGTGGCGACCGACGGGCGTGCGGCGGGCACGCTGGAAGAGGCGGTGGGTGGGGGCCGCTACACCCCTCCCGGGGTGACCCTCCGCCCGGCGGGCCCTGCCTTCCTGACCCGACGGAACGCACCCGTGCTCCGTCTGGAGACCGCCCACGGCCTCTCGGTCACGGCCACGCCGGACCACCGCTTCCTCACGCCCGCCGGTTACGTGGAGCTGCAGGACCTGCACCCTGGCGATGTGCTCTACCTTCAGTCCGGCGAGGGCGCCTGGGCCCGGGACGACCGGCTCCCCGACACGGCGCGGCCTGCTCGGCGGGAGGGCCGCTTGGAGGCACGGATGAGCCGGGACGAGGCGACCCCGCCGGAGCGCTGGACCCGGGAGGTGGGGCAGTTCCTGGGCTGGGCCACGGGGGGCGGGTACACCTACGACAACCGGGGCAAGCCGGTGCTGGCCCTCCTTTTCGGCCCCGCCGAGACCGAGCTCATCCCCCGCTTCCGGGGCCTGGTGCGCGGCTGGTTCGGGGTGGAGGGTAGTGTGAGCACCCGGAACCAAACCGTCCGCCTTCAGTACGATGCGAGCGTGGCCCGCTTCGCCCGGGCGCTCGGCCTGGAGGCCCGCCGGGCTCCCGAGAAACGCGTTCCCGAGAGCCTGTGGCAGGCGCCCCGGGAGGCGGTGGTCGGGTTCCTGCAGGGGCTCTTCACGTCCAATGGTGCGGTCAACGTCTCGGCGGCCAAGGGCTCGTGCAACGTGCGGCTAGCCAGCAGCTCACGCGAGCTCCTGGCCGACGTGCAGCTCCTGCTCCTCAACCTGGGGATCGTCAGCCGGCTCCACCTGAGGCGCCGGCCTGGGCTGCAGATCCTCCCCGACGGCCGGCGCCGGCCCCGGGCGCACGCCACCGCTGGGCAGCACGAGCTCCTGATCGACAAGGCCAACCGGGATCGGTTCGCCCGGGAGGTGGGTTTCCTCAGCCGGGCCAAGCAGGAGCGGCTGGAGGCGTTCATCTCCGCGAAGACCCGCCGGTCCAACGGGGAGCCCTTCACCACCCGGGTCGTTCGGGTGGTGCCCGCCGGAAGGGCGAACGTCTACGACCTCACGGAGCCCGTGACCCACTCGGTGATCGCGGGCGGTCTCGTGGCCCACAACTGCGGCGAGCAGGGCCTGCCACCCTTCGGCGTCTGCAACCTGGGCCACGTCAACCTGGCCCGTTTCGTGGAAGGGCCGGCCGGCGAAGCCAGGGTGCTGTGGGACGAGCTCGCCCGCGCGGTCTGGCTGGGGGTGCGCTTCCTGGACAACGTCATCGACATCACCCCCTACTTCCTGGCCGAGAACGAGGCCCTCCAGAAGGGCGAGCGGCGGGTGGGGCTGGGCACCATGGGCCTGGGGGAGATGCTGATCCGGCTGGGGATCCGCTACGGGTCCGACGAGTCCCTGGCCTTCATGGACCGCCTCTACGGCTTCATCGCCCGGCACGCCTACCGGGCGTCGGTGCACCTGGCGCAGGAGAAGGGCACCTTCCCCCGCTTCCAGGCGGACGGCTTCCTCTCTTCGGCCTTCATGCGGGCCATGCCCCACGAGATCCAGGAAGCGGTGCGGGCCCACGGGATCCGGAACGTGACCCTCATCACCCAGGCACCCACGGGCACCACGGGCAGCATGGTGGGGACCAGCACCGGCATCGAGCCCTACTACTCGTGGACGTACTACCGGAAGGGCCGGTTGGGTCGCAAGCGGGTGGTGGAACCGGTGGTGGCGGACGTGCTGGGGCTCGGGCCCGAGGAGGCGGAGCGGTTGGACCTCTCGGAAACCCGGCTTCCCGGAGCCTTCGTGACCGCCCTCGAGCTCACCCCCGAGGAGCACGTGCGGGTTCAGGCGGTGGCCCAGCGCTGGTGCGACTCGAGCATCTCCAAGACAGCCAACCTGCCGGCGGATTATAGCGTAGAGCAGACCGAGGCCATCTACCGGCTCGCCTACGAGCTGGGGTGCAAGGGGGTGACCATCTACCGGGACCGGTCGCGGGACGAGCAGGTGCTTTCGACGACGTGA
- a CDS encoding Uma2 family endonuclease, translated as MAQKETALHPESSGRGNPEAPSRRLTYEEFLEWCDEDTLAEWIDGEVIMSSPASLRHQELSRFLTQLLGVYVQEKNLGVVVAAPFQMKTGPELPGRQPDLLFVSREHLDRLKGTFLEGPADLVVEIVSPESRQRDRGEKYAEYEAGGVREYWLLDPEEERADFFFLGSDGRYDRLHPNAQGVYVSQTVPGFWIEVGLLWRRPFPSLLELQRKLGLSE; from the coding sequence GTGGCCCAGAAGGAGACGGCCCTTCACCCCGAAAGCTCCGGAAGGGGAAACCCAGAGGCCCCCAGCCGTCGCCTCACCTACGAGGAATTCCTCGAATGGTGCGACGAGGACACCCTGGCGGAGTGGATCGACGGAGAGGTGATCATGTCCAGCCCGGCGAGTTTACGTCACCAGGAGCTTTCGCGCTTTCTCACGCAGCTCTTGGGCGTCTATGTTCAGGAGAAGAACCTCGGTGTCGTTGTGGCGGCTCCGTTCCAGATGAAGACGGGGCCGGAGCTTCCCGGCCGCCAACCTGATCTGCTTTTCGTCAGTCGCGAGCACCTGGACCGGCTTAAGGGGACGTTCCTGGAGGGGCCCGCGGATCTGGTGGTCGAGATCGTCTCGCCCGAAAGCCGTCAGCGGGATCGGGGTGAGAAGTACGCCGAGTACGAGGCGGGTGGTGTGCGCGAGTACTGGCTCCTTGATCCGGAAGAAGAGCGAGCGGACTTCTTCTTCCTGGGCTCCGATGGCCGATACGATCGCCTGCACCCTAACGCCCAGGGCGTTTACGTCTCACAGACGGTACCCGGCTTTTGGATCGAAGTAGGGCTGCTCTGGCGTCGCCCGTTTCCGTCCCTCCTCGAACTTCAGCGCAAGCTCGGGCTCAGCGAGTGA
- a CDS encoding ABC transporter ATP-binding protein, protein MEAEFAQTTSSGEIVAEVKDLVKHYPLSAGLFRKARHFVHAVDGVSFQVRRGEMFGLVGESGCGKTTTGRLLTRLEKPTAGSIRIEGMDVPALQPEGLRAFRRRVQMIFQDPYQSLNPRMTVYDAVAEPLAVHGIGRLQDREEQVARMLMHVGITPPDAFMFRFPHELSGGQRQRVAIARALVLEPSFIVADEPTSMLDVSIRTGVMKLLDRLRREFQMSFLYITHDLAVARYLCEGIAVMYLGKVVEQGPTEDVIQNPLHPYTRALMAAVPEPDPDYRRPRVDVKGGVSRPIDPEPRCRFYDRCPIATERCRREDHPPLEEKAPGHWVACYEV, encoded by the coding sequence GTGGAGGCTGAGTTCGCTCAAACAACGTCATCGGGCGAGATCGTGGCCGAGGTGAAGGACCTCGTCAAGCACTACCCCCTCTCCGCTGGCCTCTTCCGCAAGGCCAGGCACTTCGTCCACGCGGTGGACGGGGTGAGCTTCCAGGTACGCCGTGGGGAGATGTTCGGTCTGGTGGGCGAGTCGGGCTGCGGGAAGACCACCACGGGCCGGCTCCTGACCCGCCTCGAGAAGCCGACGGCCGGGAGCATCCGCATCGAAGGGATGGATGTGCCGGCTCTCCAACCCGAGGGCCTGCGGGCCTTCCGCCGGCGGGTGCAGATGATCTTTCAGGATCCCTACCAGTCGCTGAACCCCCGTATGACCGTGTACGACGCGGTGGCCGAGCCCCTGGCGGTGCACGGCATCGGGCGCCTGCAGGACCGGGAGGAGCAGGTGGCCCGTATGCTGATGCACGTGGGCATCACGCCCCCCGACGCTTTCATGTTTCGGTTTCCGCACGAACTCTCGGGCGGCCAGAGGCAGCGGGTGGCCATCGCCCGGGCCCTGGTGCTGGAGCCTTCGTTCATCGTGGCCGACGAGCCGACGTCGATGCTCGACGTCTCCATCCGCACCGGGGTGATGAAGCTCCTGGACCGGCTCCGCCGGGAGTTCCAGATGAGCTTCCTCTACATCACTCACGACCTGGCCGTGGCCCGCTACCTCTGCGAGGGCATCGCCGTCATGTACCTCGGCAAGGTGGTGGAACAGGGGCCCACCGAGGACGTGATTCAGAATCCCCTCCACCCATACACCCGAGCGCTGATGGCAGCGGTACCCGAGCCCGACCCCGACTACCGCCGACCCCGGGTGGACGTGAAGGGCGGGGTGAGCCGCCCCATCGACCCGGAGCCTCGCTGCCGCTTCTACGACCGCTGCCCCATCGCGACCGAACGCTGCCGGCGGGAGGACCACCCGCCGCTGGAAGAGAAGGCTCCGGGGCACTGGGTAGCATGTTACGAGGTTTGA
- a CDS encoding ABC transporter ATP-binding protein gives MPEPILALDDLTMRYHTRRGSVAAVEEVSFSLPEGASLGLVGESGCGKTSVAMSIMKLLPDNAEVVKGSIRIQGRNLVPLSEDEMRHVRWREISMIFQAAMNAWNPVLTVGDQIVEAIQAHEPRVTDDEARARVGELFEMVGLDRSRINQYPHEYSGGMKQRAVIAMALASRPRLVIADEPTTALDVIVQDRILKEIDRVRRELHMSMIYISHDIAVIAEVSDLVGVMYAGRLVEVGPGQAVFHRPIHPYTDGLMQAFPSIRGEKRELRSIPGEPPNLLEPPAGCPFHPRCPLATDRCRAEVPGLVEYEPQHRAACWHPIGFE, from the coding sequence ATGCCGGAACCCATCCTCGCCCTCGACGACCTGACCATGCGCTACCATACCCGGCGCGGCTCCGTGGCCGCGGTGGAGGAGGTGAGCTTCTCCCTCCCCGAAGGGGCCTCCCTGGGGTTGGTGGGCGAGTCGGGCTGCGGGAAGACCTCGGTGGCCATGTCCATCATGAAGCTCCTTCCCGACAATGCGGAGGTGGTGAAAGGGAGCATCCGCATTCAGGGCCGGAACCTGGTACCGCTTTCCGAGGATGAGATGCGCCACGTGCGCTGGCGCGAGATCTCCATGATCTTCCAGGCGGCCATGAACGCCTGGAACCCCGTGCTCACCGTTGGAGATCAGATCGTGGAAGCGATCCAGGCCCACGAACCCCGCGTCACCGACGACGAGGCCCGGGCGCGGGTGGGTGAGCTCTTCGAGATGGTCGGGCTCGATCGCTCGCGGATCAACCAGTATCCCCACGAGTACTCCGGGGGCATGAAGCAACGGGCGGTGATCGCCATGGCCCTCGCGAGCCGCCCCAGGCTCGTCATCGCCGACGAGCCCACCACGGCCCTGGACGTGATCGTTCAGGACCGGATCCTGAAAGAGATCGACCGGGTCCGCCGGGAGCTGCACATGTCCATGATCTACATCTCCCACGACATCGCGGTGATCGCCGAGGTGAGCGACCTGGTGGGCGTGATGTATGCCGGCCGCCTTGTGGAGGTGGGCCCCGGCCAAGCGGTCTTCCACCGGCCGATCCACCCCTACACCGATGGGCTGATGCAGGCCTTCCCCAGCATTCGCGGGGAGAAGCGGGAGCTGCGCTCCATCCCGGGTGAACCGCCCAATCTGCTCGAGCCGCCTGCGGGCTGCCCCTTCCACCCCCGCTGCCCGCTGGCCACCGACCGGTGCCGCGCGGAGGTTCCGGGCCTGGTGGAGTACGAGCCGCAGCACCGGGCGGCGTGCTGGCATCCCATCGGATTCGAGTGA
- a CDS encoding ABC transporter permease, with the protein MAEVKVGTQGGLVHPEPLWRVRMRLWRKGLGGTWEAFWESRLGPIGLGLILFFILLAASYPLLMRFYWNPMVYDPVTGFDFEVFTHPSEPSLRHWLGTDPYGRDVFSQLAYSTSREFALGLLAAVVTVVIGTMVGTAAAYYGGFTDTFFMRLADLFLLFPAIPILIVVSSAWPLDVLQLAIVLGVLGGFGPITIVLKSQALSVGVRPYIDAARVAGGSDFHILRTHIIPNVMPISFLYMMFNVTGAIASEATLSFFGLLNVRMSWGLMIDTANTGGYLLDFAHYWWLWAPSGLAITLFCAAFYLVGRGLETVFNPRLRKR; encoded by the coding sequence GTGGCTGAGGTCAAGGTCGGAACGCAGGGCGGGTTGGTCCACCCGGAGCCGCTCTGGCGGGTCCGGATGCGGTTGTGGCGCAAGGGGTTGGGAGGCACGTGGGAGGCCTTCTGGGAGAGCCGTCTGGGCCCCATCGGGCTCGGGCTGATCCTCTTCTTCATCCTTCTGGCGGCGAGCTACCCCCTGCTCATGCGGTTCTATTGGAACCCCATGGTCTACGATCCCGTCACCGGCTTCGACTTCGAGGTCTTCACCCATCCTTCCGAGCCCAGCCTCAGACACTGGCTCGGCACCGACCCGTACGGGCGGGATGTCTTCAGCCAGCTTGCCTACAGCACCTCCCGGGAGTTTGCGCTGGGGTTGCTGGCCGCCGTGGTGACGGTGGTGATCGGCACCATGGTGGGAACGGCGGCGGCCTACTACGGAGGCTTCACCGATACCTTCTTCATGCGCCTGGCCGACCTCTTCCTCCTCTTCCCCGCCATCCCCATCCTCATCGTGGTGAGCTCCGCCTGGCCTCTGGACGTGCTGCAGCTCGCCATCGTCCTGGGGGTGCTGGGAGGGTTCGGCCCCATCACCATCGTGCTCAAGTCCCAGGCCCTTTCGGTGGGCGTGCGCCCCTACATCGACGCCGCCCGGGTGGCAGGGGGAAGCGACTTCCACATCCTGCGCACCCACATCATTCCCAATGTCATGCCGATCTCGTTCCTCTACATGATGTTCAACGTTACGGGCGCCATCGCATCCGAGGCCACTCTCTCCTTCTTCGGCCTGCTTAACGTCCGGATGAGCTGGGGCCTCATGATCGACACGGCCAACACCGGCGGGTACCTTCTGGATTTTGCCCACTACTGGTGGCTCTGGGCGCCGTCGGGGTTGGCTATCACCCTGTTCTGCGCTGCTTTCTATCTGGTGGGCCGGGGCCTTGAGACCGTCTTCAACCCCCGCCTCCGCAAGAGGTGA